DNA from Elephas maximus indicus isolate mEleMax1 chromosome 18, mEleMax1 primary haplotype, whole genome shotgun sequence:
TAATTCTATGAAATAATTCAAGTTTGTCGttattaagtgccatcgagtaggttccaagtcatagcgaccctatgtagaaaaaagaaacactgcctgctcctgtgccatcctcagaatctttGCCATAttcgagcccattgctgcagctatgtgaatttaAAGTTATTTCTAATTTAGCTGAATAATTAGATGGTTTATATTTaatacttttaaataaaaaaatatttagtcAATGGCTGTCTTTTGATGTTTATGGAAAAATTAACTTCAACATTATGGAAAAATAAATCCATTTTGACCATAGAATTTACATGATTACCATCTTCTGCTGAAATGTTCTTCTGCTAACACTAGATAAAACTCAGAAACCTTAAGACAATTTAAAGTGTTTTAGAAAACTAACATATAAAGACAAGCTTAGGTTAACTTATAAATTTATAAGCTATTGTGATATAATtcagaaaattttataattttccaaGGAAACAGAAATATAGTAGATAAAATTggacaacatgattgatgtaattagtACCACTAAATTCTACACTTGAAAAGTCTTGAATTGGCAAGTATTGTGTTACgtttatttttacaacaatttttgAAAAGTCAATTCAAGTAATAGAAAGGTACCTAAATTTTTTCAAATGAAGAGTTTGAATAATTTCCTTTTTAGGCTCTTCTTCAAAGTTAATAATCTCCATTTGCGGAGTCCACAGTGGTCACTCAGCATAGGTAGGATACTGAAAACAAGTTCACTTGTCCCAGGTGATCAGGGTGGAGCTCAGATTTGAATCAATTCTGCCTATTTACAAGAACACTTTACAGCTTGCTTCGTGGAAGTAGAAATCAGAGTTAATCTCCCAATGCTTACAATCTAATAAACAAATTGTGCATACACATATAATAAAAGCAATGTATATTAAACACGAAAAATTGCAGATAATGTTAGGTATATAACATGCTTAAAAAAAGAGATCAGTGTGGTCTGGGTTATTTAGTTAAAATTTTATTACATATCTTTATATGGAAATTATGCCTTAGAAAAGTATGGAAAGGATGTAGATATTTGGTCAAAGCGCCAAATATCTATATTTAGACTAATGATTAGTAGGAAATTATAGCCTGGGCAGAGTCAGTGTTTATGAAAATGAGTGAGTGTGGCATTGGGGGTGGGGATGAGGTAGCCAAACAATGGATGGACAGGATGAGAAAGCTGGGAGAGTTACTGGTGTATGTGGGAAATAAGCACAGATATGGATCAGGTTACAAGGAACCTTAAATGTCATCctaaagaatttgaaattatcttagaaataacaaatattaaaaCCTTCTTGGAAGCAGTGTTGCATTTTACAATGTCATGAAGTAATGGCCACTGAACTTCAACAAAGATAAATAGATTTGGAAGTGATCAGGAGAATGTGACCTTAAATAAGTAATGAAACAATGGGGAACTTCTATCTGATAAATGGTAGACATCTCTATGGAACAAACTGGAGAGGATACATAACTGATGTTTATCAATTCTCATAATATGGTCATAATTATTAGAGTATGATCaccaaatttcaaaattagaataGCATGAGACCCTTAAGGCTAGAAATGGAAAATATgcaaataaagaaggaaaatattaatattttacttaCATATAGTCTCAAAAATTTGCTCCTTCCTAGTAGAATGGGTTAATAGAAACATAAAGATGATATATACCAATTAACTTACTAAGGAAACTCATGGATTTTTATTTCCATTGCTTTCCAAGGTAAATTCCTTTAGATAGTTCCCTCCTTAATAATCAGTAACCTTTATGCACTTTCTAAGTCATAAATTTAACATATCCATACTTTGAGATTTTTGAATTTTCACTCCATTGtgatagtatataaaaaaaattgcttagtggaaatatgtatatatgtatatcaggATCGTCGATACAAAAATTGCCATTGAAATATCTGAGAACACTAACTCTAGGATACCCTGTATTTGTCCACTATCTTTGTATAAATTCACACACAGAAACCTTTTCACTGCAAGCATCTCCTTggaattatgaaaatattcttgtGAATCTTGAGTGTCAGCACTTGAGGTCATATAAGATGACAGTTTAGGGGAACTAACACTGCCTAGAAGTACGCGTGACTATATTTCACAGACAGCAGGGGAGGCTTGGGGGAGTGGCTCTACTCCATGTTTTCCAAGAGAAATTCGAAGCAACAATTAGAAACATTCTAAATTAGAATCTTATCTCCCCATAATTTCCACCTCAACAGAGAAAGTAGAGATGACCCAGGACAATCACTCCTTGACAACTGAGTTTATGCTCATAGGATTTATGGATCACCCAGACCTGAAGATTCTTCTGTTTGTGGTATTCTTTGCTATCTATCTGATCACCATGGTGGGGAATCTTGGGTTGGTGGCATTGATTTTCATGGAGCGCCgtctccacacacccatgtacatcTTTCTGGGCAACCTGGCTCTGATGGATTCCTGCTGTTCCTGTGCCGTCACCCCCAAGATGTTAGAGAACTTCTTTTCTGAGGACAGAATGATTTCCCTCTATGAATGCATggcacaattttattttttctgccttGCTgaaactacagactgttttctcctggcagcaatggcctatgatcgctatgtggcaATATGTCGTCCACTGCAGTACCACACCACGATGTCGAGTAAACTCTGCATTCAGATGACCATAGGGTCCTACATAGCTGGGAACCTGCATTCCCTTATTCACGTAGTACTTCTGTTAAGGTTAA
Protein-coding regions in this window:
- the LOC126061561 gene encoding olfactory receptor 5K3-like, yielding MTQDNHSLTTEFMLIGFMDHPDLKILLFVVFFAIYLITMVGNLGLVALIFMERRLHTPMYIFLGNLALMDSCCSCAVTPKMLENFFSEDRMISLYECMAQFYFFCLAETTDCFLLAAMAYDRYVAICRPLQYHTTMSSKLCIQMTIGSYIAGNLHSLIHVVLLLRLTFCGSHQINHFFCDVLPLYRLSCVDTYINKLMLLIFSGSVQIFTITVVIISYLCILFAIFKMKSKEGKGKALSTCASHFLSVSIFYGSLLFMYIRPSSVKEGHKDIPVAIFYTLVIPLLNPFI